In Podarcis muralis chromosome 7, rPodMur119.hap1.1, whole genome shotgun sequence, the genomic stretch CATTTTAATGGGTTATATTTATTGAGAGGGGGGCATATGAAAACTCCCTTTCCTCATCTTTAAGTGGATTTGAGTTTGGACAATGATAGGTTCCTCACCTGTTAAGTGCAACAAAGCATTTGTAGAGCTGAACAGGAGCATCCTCATCATTCTCCCAAAAATCGCCCATTTTATAAGGGCTGAGCATCTCACCGACACTTTTTGAGTCTTCTATGGACAGTTCCTCAGTTTCCCAGTGGCCCTCAGCAGGCGTCTGGATTTCCCAGGAGTCCAGGCCATCTGACGCAGCGTGTGTGACGGGGAGACAGAAAATGAAGGGAGAGGCTTTGAGTGCATGGAAGCAGCCCATGGGttagaaagaaaacaagaatgACTTAGGCCACTTTCAGACTGTCCCTGTTTCCAAGAGGGACCCAACTGCATAATGGCAAGTTCAGGGTCTCAGATTTAGGCTGGTTTGGCGATGGTGTGCAAGCAACCCGCATCACAACAAAATCAAACTTCTTGATGCAATGCCATAAAATCTCCCCACAAATGAATTTTCTCGATAAATAGCCAGTATCCTTAAATGTGGGGCAAATAATCAGGATAAAGAGGCAAAAAACAGGCAGTCCAGAAATGACCGTAGTTAAATTATCACCCTTGGTTTGCATGATTAAGTAGTAGACACCCTGAAGTTAACTGACATTATTACTttgggtccattaattccaacaggtctactctgaggagcagATGTAGGgaaactttgccccccccccagatgttgctaaactaccaTTTCCATCATCCTGGGTCATTTCTCGAttgctggggtggatgggagctgtagttcagtaacCTCTCAGTTCTTACACCTGGAAAAGACACGGTGCTTGGCTATTTAGAATATGCAATTATTTATATACATatggtacagtgtgtgtgtgtgtgtgtgtgtgtgtgtgtgtgtgtgtgtagatagatagatagacagacagacagacagacagacagacagataccgCAGTCATGGCCAGGtgtttctgccactgctgcttcttCTGTCTCCTAGCAGGTCTGCTGGCGGTCTGGCAGTCCCAGATTATTTGTATTTACTATGACTCACCATCGCactttggattgtcctgaataccaccatttggtagccaagcccaaagccaaaaaagaagaagaagaagagtttggatttgatatcccgctttatcaccaccctaaggagtctcaaagcggctgacattctcctttcccttcctcccccacaacaaacactctgtgaggtgagtggggctgagagacttcagagaagtgtgactggcccaaggtcacccagcagctgcatgtggaggagcggagacgcgaacccggttcaccagattacgagactaccgctcttaaccactacaccacgctgggatGTAGTCCTGCtgggatgcattttggcttgcctgcaGATGAAACAGAATGTGTGATAATTGATAATATTGTCATTTATCTGTTTCAGACCCCTacgtagtagcagttgccaggacattgtcctgttcgcCTCTGTATAGTTCCATCCTCATTTCAGACACGATGGTAGATTGCAATGTTTAACTGGTGATATTGTCAGgtttagctgctgataacatTGCAGTGAGTTATcccgatgttgaaaaccagctcaaatattatgaaaaAAATATCATCAGGTGAACTTCAAACCGGTCTTggatgatatattgcccagccctagtgtaGACATGACGGTGCTAGATGAACCAATATTGGGACTCAGAgtacagcagcttcctatgttcctaaaggcTTTATTATTCATATTTCTGTCCAGGAGCGTTTTATTCTACCAGATAAATGGGGACATACCTTGGCCATCAGGATTCTTGATTAAGTTCTTCTTTAGGCGGGAGAAAATGTAGAAAGCCAATGGCTTTGGAGAATCGTCGTGATCCCTTTTCTGGAACTTGCGCTTCCACAGAACCGGCAGGTCTACCAAATCCCGCCACTGAGAGCAGACCAGCCGGCAATTGTAAATGAGGTCGCTTGCTGGAACCAGAGACAAGATATCCAACAGAATGTGTTCGGGCAAATTTTCCATGTTCGCTGCCATCTTCCCTTCAATGAGGTCTCAGCCGCCTGCAGAGATGAACCACGAAAGAGGGGAGCAAGGGGAAGGagccaacatacagtggtacctcaggttacatacgcttcagcttacagactccgctaacccagaaataatgcttcaggttaagtactttgcttcaggatgagaacagaaatcgtgctttggtggcgcggcggcagcaggaggccccattagctaaggtggtgcttcaggttaagtttcaggttaagtacggacctccagaacgaattaagtacttaacctgaggtaccactgtactagatctgCAAGTGGGCCATAGGCAAAGAAAAGCGGggtactgcaacaaaatgttgcagcgttaAGTGCTTCAGTTCAGCTGCTTTATACCTAGTCAGACCCCTATTGATCCATCTGGTTTagcatttcaccttttaagttgaattactgaaataaatgaaattttccatgatattttaatttttcgagtttcacacTGCCTTAttcccggaggtctcagggcagtttgtATAAgaagatcacagtatataaattaaaaataaaggcaAGAGCCCAATAATACCTCCTTAAAAAGAGccaaattttaaaagggtatgggatgttgatcagggcaaccaaaggcctggttaaaaaggaactttttGGCTGGCgactaaaggtgtataatgaaggcgccaggggaacttccctggggagagcattccacagacggggagccactgcagagaaggccccgttctcgtgttgccaccctccggacctctcgaggaggaggcctcagaagatgatctcagggtccaggtaggtccatatggaaagaggcggtccttgaggtattgcatcatgtgattgattatgcaaggCAGGGCTTAgctgcccctccccccacattttattcaagttggcacccctgtcagggccaatacattttttttgaagggtggtgtgtgtgttcgATCTTCACTCATactagtctacctcacaggggtgtcgTTCCACAGAACCTGCCTCTTTGTGAAGAGGGAcactttgagcatgtgcagagttctatCTGAGAGCCCAAGTGCAAATGGACTCCTGTCGGCTGCCCTTCCCAGATCCTGCCCCATTGTAAAGATCCACCCTTTGAAGAAATGCCAAAGGACCTGAAAAGACTCTTTATGTCTGTGACAGCTGCGAGGATGCTTTTCGCCCAGGGGTGGAAATAAGAGAAaactccaaccaaagaagaatggacaaTCAAGATGGTGGCCtgcgccgaaatggcaaaattgacgggGAAGATCAGACACCAAGGTGATAAGAAATTTAAGGAATGGAAAAAGTTTACAGAATATCTTAAAGAACACTGTAAGCACTTGAAGACGTTGGCAGGA encodes the following:
- the LOC114602813 gene encoding F-box only protein 44-like, yielding MAANMENLPEHILLDILSLVPASDLIYNCRLVCSQWRDLVDLPVLWKRKFQKRDHDDSPKPLAFYIFSRLKKNLIKNPDGQDGLDSWEIQTPAEGHWETEELSIEDSKSVGEMLSPYKMGDFWENDEDAPVQLYKCFVALNRPCSKSQLITLKDEGYWDELMDEARPTIEVKDW